Proteins from a single region of Chryseobacterium sp. W4I1:
- a CDS encoding acyl carrier protein — protein sequence MHTTDEFYEIIASAIAVKKELVDENLTYQEIPEWDSMSHLLIVEALEQFYRVKFDFNDILEMGTVGKIREKMKKYDVLVEN from the coding sequence ATGCACACAACAGACGAATTTTATGAAATTATCGCATCAGCAATCGCTGTGAAAAAAGAATTGGTAGACGAAAACCTTACCTATCAGGAGATTCCTGAGTGGGACTCTATGTCGCATCTGCTTATTGTAGAAGCGTTGGAGCAGTTCTACCGTGTCAAGTTTGACTTTAACGACATCCTTGAAATGGGAACCGTCGGAAAGATCCGCGAAAAAATGAAAAAATACGATGTACTCGTAGAAAACTAA
- a CDS encoding AMP-binding protein produces the protein MKILENVIANKNLLFTDASTGASTPVGTLYRSLGLNPVEKGLIFLYNDNQVPSIEVLLNFYGTAHAIAVLGQKLHPEFKERLEAEYRPKYIFDPSRDEVQGYSLKEFSETVKIFAKEDYQPEVTIHPDIKILLSTSGTTGVPKLVKLSDENLYQNAVSILQYMPILESDVVPLNVPINFVYGFSIFTTNCMRAGRIVCTDKDIMQKAFWDEMEAYGYSTLGGVPYLYENLNRIGFFRKDSRSLRYMTHTGGVINAELRKTIFNYCLEFDKQFFAQYGQTEAGGRMAYLTTDGLLEEETSIGTPVHGGSFQIDPKTDELLFLHSSISGGYANKLEDLSTYEQPKLLHTGDTGRRGQNGLYYITGRIKRIMKLFGIRLNLDEVEFILKNELEGNTVVCLNGNDKKIIVLYDNINIDPQTITATIKSKLRINPQYVRTEHIESFPLSPNGKINYPLLQNLQHENI, from the coding sequence ATGAAAATTTTAGAAAATGTAATTGCCAACAAGAACTTGTTGTTTACAGATGCTTCCACCGGTGCTTCCACGCCGGTGGGAACACTGTACCGGTCTTTAGGCCTCAATCCTGTAGAAAAAGGATTGATCTTTTTGTACAATGACAATCAGGTACCTAGTATTGAAGTACTCCTCAATTTCTATGGAACCGCGCATGCCATTGCTGTTTTGGGACAGAAACTGCATCCGGAATTTAAAGAACGTCTGGAAGCAGAATACCGTCCCAAATATATCTTTGATCCCTCAAGAGATGAGGTTCAGGGGTATTCGCTGAAGGAGTTTTCGGAAACGGTTAAAATCTTTGCTAAAGAAGATTACCAGCCGGAAGTGACCATTCATCCTGACATCAAGATCCTTTTAAGTACTTCCGGAACCACCGGAGTTCCGAAACTGGTGAAGCTTTCAGATGAAAACCTTTATCAGAATGCAGTGAGTATCCTTCAATACATGCCGATCCTGGAATCTGATGTAGTTCCGCTCAACGTACCGATTAATTTCGTGTACGGTTTTTCTATTTTTACCACCAACTGTATGCGTGCGGGAAGAATAGTTTGTACGGACAAAGACATCATGCAGAAAGCCTTTTGGGATGAAATGGAAGCGTATGGGTACAGCACGCTTGGAGGCGTTCCATATCTGTACGAAAACCTGAACAGAATCGGATTCTTCAGAAAAGACAGCAGGAGCCTGAGGTATATGACCCATACAGGAGGTGTGATCAATGCTGAATTGAGGAAAACCATCTTCAATTACTGCCTTGAGTTCGATAAACAGTTCTTTGCCCAATATGGACAGACGGAAGCAGGCGGAAGAATGGCTTATCTTACTACAGACGGACTTCTTGAAGAGGAAACGTCTATTGGTACTCCTGTACACGGAGGAAGCTTCCAGATTGATCCTAAAACGGATGAACTGCTCTTTTTACATTCAAGCATCAGCGGTGGATATGCCAACAAGCTTGAAGATCTGTCTACCTACGAACAGCCTAAGCTTCTTCATACAGGAGACACAGGCAGACGAGGGCAGAACGGACTGTATTACATCACAGGAAGAATCAAACGCATCATGAAGCTTTTCGGAATCCGTCTCAATCTGGATGAGGTAGAGTTTATCCTTAAGAATGAACTGGAAGGCAATACAGTGGTCTGCCTGAACGGCAATGACAAAAAAATCATTGTTCTGTATGACAACATCAATATTGATCCCCAGACCATTACGGCAACCATTAAAAGTAAACTGCGCATCAATCCGCAGTACGTACGCACCGAACACATAGAATCATTTCCATTATCACCAAACGGCAAAATAAACTATCCCCTGTTACAAAACTTACAGCATGAAAATATTTAA
- a CDS encoding TonB-dependent receptor, translated as MKIFKTPILLLFLVGLPLFVSAQQSERVNGKIMLSEKVPVKNALLRLVNTPYQAKTNSLGEYYFDNVPPGEYTLQVVLNDIELMREQIRIEKDVFEIPVIYPEAENNVIEGITVYAFSRNKFLDRDSTSISKMPLRNIENPQMYTSINQQILKEQLVYDMSDALKNAPGIVKMQGSAGRAGDGSFYYNLRGFPTRVSMVDGVPATTNSEIDPADIERIDVIKGPSGTLYGGAVNSFGGLINVVTKKPKDYFGGEASYLLGSYNLNRVTADVYGPITESRKTLFRLNAAYQYQNGFRDSEFRKSMFVAPTFSYQVNDRLKFNLGAQIYTYEGTNTPIIFLPRTRPFIATTPDELGYDWKRSYSNNDMSLKAPSINVKAEINYKISDQWTSQTLISRNYRKTEGLYQYQFMRGNTDNLLERNVQWQNGEGASTSVQQNFNGEFKIGKIKNKVLVGLDYLNQSMNNNLSPIVVFDYIDPRNPTAPIAPPITGTYGNITRDLALQKIQTSTAPLVRNTASSNIYGAYISDAVYITDRLVTLLSLRFDHYESKGQLDLVKNSNSGPFNQNALSPKLGLSYQILKDRLSAYANYMNGFSNLAPVAQPLADYSGDFKPQRSNQWEVGFKGNLWRNRVNFTVGYYDILVDNMLRADVVNRDGTNYNVTIQDGEQKSKGIEIETILNPIQGLNIMAGYSYNDSKFVKAATNVDGRRPSSSGPANVFNSWVSYILPIKGLSGLGLGFGVNRVGEQVTVDNAATGQFTFPAYTLVNASVSLEKERYRLGFKMNNLGNAQYFAGQGVIVAQMPRNFVAEVTLKF; from the coding sequence ATGAAAATATTTAAAACCCCTATATTACTTTTATTCCTTGTCGGTCTTCCTCTTTTTGTTTCTGCCCAGCAGAGTGAACGTGTTAACGGAAAGATTATGTTGTCTGAAAAGGTGCCCGTGAAGAATGCGCTTTTAAGATTAGTCAATACGCCGTATCAGGCTAAGACCAACAGTTTAGGAGAATACTATTTTGATAATGTGCCACCGGGAGAATATACGCTTCAGGTGGTTTTAAATGACATAGAATTGATGCGTGAGCAGATCCGTATTGAAAAAGATGTCTTTGAAATTCCGGTGATTTATCCGGAAGCAGAAAACAATGTGATCGAAGGAATCACAGTATACGCTTTCAGCAGAAATAAATTTCTGGACAGAGACAGTACTTCGATTTCTAAAATGCCTCTGAGAAACATTGAAAATCCGCAAATGTATACAAGCATCAACCAGCAGATCCTGAAAGAGCAGTTGGTGTATGATATGTCGGACGCCTTAAAAAATGCACCGGGTATTGTAAAAATGCAGGGAAGTGCGGGTAGAGCGGGAGACGGAAGTTTCTACTACAATTTAAGAGGGTTTCCTACCAGAGTTTCTATGGTAGACGGTGTTCCTGCGACTACCAACTCAGAAATTGATCCTGCGGATATTGAACGTATCGACGTCATCAAAGGACCTTCTGGAACTTTGTATGGTGGTGCGGTTAATTCGTTTGGAGGATTAATTAATGTGGTGACGAAAAAGCCGAAAGATTATTTCGGCGGAGAAGCTTCTTATCTTTTGGGAAGTTATAACCTGAATCGTGTGACGGCTGATGTATACGGTCCAATCACAGAGTCAAGAAAGACTTTATTCCGTTTGAATGCTGCCTATCAGTACCAGAACGGGTTCAGAGATTCTGAGTTTAGAAAATCCATGTTTGTGGCGCCTACATTCAGCTATCAGGTGAATGACCGTTTAAAATTTAACTTGGGAGCTCAGATTTACACTTATGAAGGAACAAACACTCCGATTATCTTTTTACCGAGAACCAGACCATTCATCGCAACCACTCCGGATGAGCTTGGATACGATTGGAAAAGATCTTATTCCAATAATGATATGAGCTTAAAGGCACCTTCCATTAACGTAAAAGCTGAGATTAATTATAAAATTTCAGATCAGTGGACTTCACAGACTTTGATCTCAAGAAATTACAGAAAAACGGAAGGATTGTATCAATATCAGTTCATGAGAGGAAATACGGACAATCTTTTAGAGCGTAATGTACAGTGGCAGAATGGTGAAGGAGCGTCTACCAGTGTTCAGCAGAACTTTAACGGGGAATTCAAAATAGGAAAAATCAAAAATAAGGTTCTTGTAGGATTGGATTATTTAAACCAGTCTATGAATAATAACCTTTCTCCAATTGTCGTATTCGATTACATTGATCCCAGAAATCCTACAGCGCCGATAGCTCCGCCGATAACAGGTACATATGGTAATATAACCAGAGATTTGGCGTTACAGAAAATTCAGACTTCTACAGCACCTTTAGTACGAAATACGGCATCAAGTAATATTTATGGCGCTTATATTTCCGATGCGGTATATATTACAGACCGTTTGGTTACTTTGTTGAGTTTACGTTTTGACCATTATGAAAGCAAAGGACAGCTTGACTTGGTTAAGAATTCTAATTCGGGGCCATTCAATCAGAATGCGTTGTCTCCAAAACTTGGTTTATCCTATCAGATTCTTAAAGACCGTCTGTCTGCCTATGCTAACTATATGAATGGTTTCAGTAATTTAGCTCCGGTTGCGCAGCCACTTGCAGACTACAGTGGAGATTTCAAACCACAAAGATCTAATCAGTGGGAAGTAGGATTCAAAGGAAATCTTTGGAGAAACAGAGTGAATTTCACAGTAGGATATTATGATATTCTGGTTGACAATATGTTACGGGCAGATGTTGTGAATCGCGACGGAACAAACTATAATGTGACCATCCAGGACGGAGAACAGAAAAGTAAAGGGATCGAAATTGAAACCATCCTTAATCCAATTCAGGGGCTGAACATTATGGCAGGATATTCTTATAACGACAGTAAGTTTGTAAAAGCTGCTACCAATGTAGATGGCCGCCGTCCGTCGTCTTCAGGTCCGGCTAATGTATTCAATTCATGGGTAAGCTACATATTGCCGATCAAAGGACTTTCAGGTCTCGGATTAGGTTTTGGAGTAAACCGCGTGGGTGAGCAGGTTACTGTAGACAATGCAGCTACCGGACAGTTTACATTCCCGGCTTATACTTTAGTGAACGCTTCCGTATCTCTTGAAAAAGAAAGATACAGATTAGGATTTAAAATGAATAATTTAGGAAATGCGCAGTATTTCGCAGGACAGGGTGTTATAGTAGCCCAAATGCCCCGTAACTTTGTAGCGGAGGTTACTCTTAAGTTTTAA
- a CDS encoding PepSY domain-containing protein yields the protein MNSILRKTAYQLHLWLGLTSGLIVVIMAVTGCILAFEKELKHALHPEKYFVKTIKKEKLQFSDLKLKAEQALPDSLKVSRVEISSDPSRSYAFRSLKMDKEALTYWGSYIHYYRVYVDPYTGKVLEVENAKNDFFEIVMDLHRRLLLGEKIGKTITGYSTLILAIMLFSGLMIWFPRKMNKKALKGMFTIKTSAKWKRVNYDMHNVLGFYAVIPLCLISYAALIWNFEDVDQWVKKTLNGKTKTEQKAKSTIPAEESSDKKNILNMVGNRVEQSLADKKSALISFPKTEEGTYYAEVTYGNKQYENEQFTFDQYSGKILKHQSYKDKSIGYGTALRERNYDLHTGSIFGMTGRILYLFAGMMAASLPITGFIIYLNRKKKKPKKKKVKILTPSN from the coding sequence ATGAATTCTATACTCAGAAAGACAGCATATCAATTACATCTATGGCTCGGACTAACGTCCGGGCTTATAGTTGTCATAATGGCGGTGACAGGATGTATTCTCGCTTTTGAAAAAGAGCTGAAACATGCATTACACCCTGAAAAATATTTCGTCAAAACCATAAAAAAAGAAAAGCTGCAGTTTTCCGATCTTAAACTAAAAGCTGAGCAGGCACTTCCGGACAGCTTAAAGGTAAGCAGGGTAGAAATATCCTCAGATCCATCCAGAAGCTATGCTTTCCGGTCTTTGAAAATGGATAAAGAAGCTCTGACGTATTGGGGTTCTTACATCCATTATTACAGAGTGTATGTAGATCCTTACACCGGAAAAGTTCTTGAGGTGGAAAATGCCAAAAATGATTTTTTTGAAATCGTGATGGATTTGCACCGCAGGCTTTTATTGGGTGAAAAAATTGGCAAAACCATTACCGGATATTCCACACTGATATTGGCGATCATGCTTTTTTCAGGATTGATGATCTGGTTTCCCCGCAAAATGAATAAAAAGGCACTCAAAGGAATGTTTACGATCAAAACATCAGCCAAATGGAAAAGAGTTAATTATGATATGCACAATGTCTTAGGATTTTATGCAGTCATTCCTTTATGTCTTATTTCATACGCCGCTTTGATATGGAATTTTGAGGATGTTGATCAATGGGTCAAAAAAACACTGAACGGAAAGACAAAAACCGAACAGAAGGCTAAAAGTACCATTCCTGCCGAAGAATCTTCAGACAAGAAAAACATCTTGAATATGGTCGGAAACAGGGTAGAACAGAGCCTCGCAGATAAGAAATCTGCACTCATCAGCTTTCCTAAAACAGAAGAAGGAACTTATTATGCTGAGGTAACGTACGGAAATAAGCAATACGAGAATGAGCAGTTTACTTTTGATCAATACTCAGGAAAAATCTTAAAGCATCAATCCTACAAAGATAAAAGTATAGGATATGGAACTGCATTAAGAGAAAGAAATTATGACCTTCATACAGGAAGCATCTTTGGAATGACGGGCCGGATTTTATATCTTTTTGCAGGCATGATGGCAGCTTCACTTCCCATCACCGGATTTATTATTTATCTGAACAGAAAAAAGAAGAAACCCAAGAAAAAGAAAGTGAAGATATTGACTCCTTCAAATTAA
- a CDS encoding PLP-dependent aminotransferase family protein, with translation MDSPVKIPYESFIEIDRNSETSIYMQIANQLINAIQRGFLPYGTKLPGTRAFSEVLEIHRNTAVAVYDELSAQGWVESLPNKGTFIIGENQEKPVKVKDFEKDNLQNYPETTGFSFKTSNILDNPFEHSDCEYVFNDGVPDIRLTQIGQHSRFYSSILKRKSNQKMLGHYNHDGSEFFKEHLSHYLNLSRGLPISKNNLLITRSTEMSIYIVSEILLSAGDTVLVGALSYFSVNMIFQKAGVNIVSIPIDGEGIIVKNVREACKKQKIRMLYLTPHHHYPTTVALSAQRRLELLDLAHEFGFIILEDDYDYEFHYDKSPILPLASADTKGMVIYIGSFGKSLAPGFRTGFIVAPENLMVEMRKYLGIIDRQGDILMERALGEMIEEGEIHRYLKKSLKVYQERRDYFAELLEENLDGLIKFQRPSGGLAFWLEWNIPVNLMQLSRNCAQNNLFIPKTLLYQTKDLTAMRLGFGNLNFEEMEKSIEILSDGAKRLL, from the coding sequence ATGGATAGTCCGGTTAAAATTCCTTACGAAAGTTTTATAGAAATTGACAGAAATTCAGAGACTTCGATCTATATGCAGATTGCGAATCAGTTGATCAATGCTATTCAGAGAGGTTTTCTGCCCTATGGTACCAAGTTACCGGGAACCAGAGCTTTTAGTGAAGTTCTGGAAATCCACCGGAATACTGCTGTGGCTGTTTATGATGAATTATCTGCACAGGGCTGGGTGGAAAGCCTTCCGAATAAAGGAACGTTCATCATTGGAGAAAATCAGGAAAAGCCCGTAAAGGTTAAAGATTTTGAAAAAGATAACCTTCAGAATTATCCTGAGACGACAGGTTTTTCATTCAAAACTTCCAATATTTTGGATAATCCTTTTGAGCATTCGGACTGTGAGTATGTTTTTAATGATGGAGTTCCGGATATCAGACTAACTCAGATCGGACAGCATTCAAGGTTTTACAGCTCTATTCTAAAACGGAAATCCAACCAGAAAATGCTTGGGCATTATAATCATGACGGAAGTGAATTTTTTAAAGAACATCTGTCACATTACCTTAATCTATCCCGCGGACTGCCTATTTCAAAGAACAATCTTCTCATTACCCGAAGCACGGAAATGAGTATCTATATTGTTTCCGAAATTCTCCTTTCTGCAGGAGATACCGTATTGGTAGGTGCTTTGAGCTATTTTTCTGTGAATATGATTTTCCAGAAAGCGGGTGTCAATATTGTTTCAATACCTATTGACGGAGAGGGAATTATCGTGAAAAACGTCCGTGAGGCCTGTAAAAAGCAGAAAATCAGGATGCTTTATCTTACGCCGCATCACCACTATCCTACTACTGTTGCGTTAAGTGCACAGAGAAGGCTTGAACTGCTGGATCTTGCCCATGAATTCGGGTTTATCATTCTGGAAGATGATTACGATTATGAATTTCATTATGACAAAAGCCCCATTCTTCCGCTGGCAAGTGCGGATACTAAGGGAATGGTTATTTATATCGGATCTTTTGGAAAATCATTGGCTCCGGGATTCCGGACCGGTTTTATTGTGGCTCCGGAAAATCTGATGGTTGAGATGAGGAAATATCTCGGAATTATAGACCGTCAGGGGGATATTTTAATGGAAAGAGCTTTGGGTGAAATGATCGAGGAAGGTGAAATACACCGGTATCTGAAAAAATCGTTAAAGGTTTACCAGGAAAGACGGGATTATTTTGCAGAATTACTTGAAGAAAATCTAGACGGATTAATCAAGTTCCAGAGGCCTTCGGGAGGTCTTGCTTTCTGGCTGGAATGGAATATTCCTGTCAATCTGATGCAGTTGAGTCGGAATTGTGCACAGAACAATTTATTTATTCCCAAAACACTACTTTATCAGACCAAGGATCTTACGGCGATGAGGTTGGGTTTTGGAAATCTGAATTTTGAGGAAATGGAAAAGAGTATTGAAATTCTTTCTGATGGTGCTAAAAGATTGTTATAG
- a CDS encoding aminotransferase class I/II-fold pyridoxal phosphate-dependent enzyme, whose product MLKKFQEALDKRKEAGTLRTLKPKSEGIDFYSNDYLGLAGNEELQAQLLLKVQENPQLLSGSSGSRLISGNSNITDETEEYISEQHQYPAALLFSSGYNANLALFSTLPDRHDTIIVDEQIHRSVHDACRMSHARKLKFRHNDLQDLESILKKQTGPCFIAIESLYSMDGDLAPIQEIAALAKRYHAALIVDEAHSFGVFGYALIDKYQLQNDVFAAVVTYGKALGAHGAAILCDETVKSYLVNFASPFIYTTAAHDFLWIAIQTAYEFLKQKPGPSEKLHHNIEIFRNQNIETPSSELSPIQAVLVPDNHQLRSLQKGLSDHNFLTYAVYSPTVKAGTERLRICLHSFNTEKEIIELTGLIKALL is encoded by the coding sequence ATGCTTAAAAAATTTCAGGAAGCGCTTGACAAAAGAAAAGAAGCGGGCACATTAAGAACTTTAAAACCAAAATCAGAAGGGATTGATTTTTATTCCAATGATTATCTTGGATTAGCCGGAAATGAAGAACTTCAGGCACAACTGCTTCTGAAGGTTCAGGAAAACCCTCAGCTTCTTTCAGGAAGCTCCGGTTCAAGGTTGATCAGCGGGAACAGCAATATAACCGATGAAACAGAAGAGTATATTTCTGAACAGCATCAATACCCAGCAGCTCTGCTTTTTTCTTCCGGTTACAATGCGAATCTGGCTTTATTTTCAACGCTGCCTGACCGTCACGACACGATTATTGTAGATGAGCAGATTCACCGCTCTGTTCATGATGCGTGCAGGATGTCTCATGCCCGGAAATTAAAATTCCGTCACAATGATCTGCAAGATTTGGAAAGTATCCTGAAAAAGCAGACCGGACCCTGTTTTATTGCTATAGAAAGCCTTTATTCCATGGATGGAGATCTGGCACCTATTCAGGAAATTGCAGCTTTAGCAAAAAGATATCATGCCGCACTGATTGTAGATGAAGCCCATTCTTTCGGAGTTTTTGGATATGCTTTGATTGATAAATACCAATTGCAAAATGATGTTTTTGCAGCTGTAGTAACCTATGGGAAAGCTTTAGGGGCACATGGCGCAGCTATTCTTTGTGATGAAACCGTAAAATCCTATTTAGTGAATTTTGCGTCTCCGTTTATTTATACGACCGCAGCTCATGATTTTTTATGGATAGCTATTCAAACAGCATATGAGTTTTTAAAACAAAAGCCGGGACCGTCAGAAAAACTTCATCACAACATTGAAATTTTCAGAAATCAAAATATAGAAACACCATCTTCGGAATTGAGTCCGATACAGGCTGTATTGGTTCCGGACAATCATCAATTAAGAAGTTTACAGAAAGGACTATCTGATCATAATTTCTTAACCTATGCCGTCTACAGTCCCACTGTAAAAGCAGGAACTGAAAGACTCAGAATATGCCTCCACAGCTTCAATACCGAAAAGGAGATCATAGAACTCACAGGACTCATCAAAGCACTCCTTTAA
- the bioD gene encoding dethiobiotin synthase yields the protein MTQLFITGIGTEVGKTICSAVLTQYFKADYWKPVQSGDLDYSDSHKIESWTENTVCHPETYRFKLAASPHQSAREENVQIDLDQFHLPETQNSLIVEGAGGLMVPLTDDIFMIDLTEKLELPVALVARNYLGCINHTLLSIMALEQKNLKLECLILNGVFSPDTERVISNFIKRQTRIIHIPEIDQPTKDSIKAAAEQLTKTNL from the coding sequence ATGACCCAACTATTCATCACCGGCATAGGCACCGAAGTAGGAAAAACAATTTGCTCTGCCGTTTTAACGCAATATTTTAAAGCCGATTACTGGAAACCCGTACAATCCGGAGATCTGGACTATTCGGACAGTCATAAAATAGAATCATGGACAGAAAATACAGTCTGCCATCCGGAAACTTACCGTTTTAAGCTGGCTGCATCACCGCATCAGTCGGCACGGGAAGAAAATGTGCAGATTGATCTTGACCAGTTTCATCTGCCTGAAACACAGAACAGTCTTATTGTAGAAGGAGCCGGAGGGCTTATGGTCCCGCTTACAGATGATATCTTCATGATTGATCTTACAGAAAAACTGGAACTTCCGGTGGCATTGGTGGCGAGGAATTATTTAGGGTGTATTAATCATACTTTGCTTTCCATCATGGCATTAGAACAGAAAAATCTCAAACTGGAATGCCTGATCCTCAACGGAGTTTTTTCTCCGGATACCGAAAGAGTCATCAGCAACTTTATTAAAAGACAAACGAGAATCATCCACATTCCTGAAATTGACCAACCCACAAAAGACAGCATTAAAGCTGCCGCAGAACAATTAACAAAAACAAATTTATGA
- the bioB gene encoding biotin synthase BioB, which translates to MDKKTTVRNNWTKEEIEEIYHQPLLELIYKAATVHREWHDPTEVQISTLLSIKTGGCPEDCSYCGQAARYHTNIKVQALLPTETVIAHAQKAKNSGSSRFCMAAAWREVRNNRDFDRVIDMVKGVNELGLEVCCTLGMLTEEQAIRLQEAGLYAYNHNLDTSEQYYEEIISTRTFDNRINTINNVRNAGITVCSGGIIGLGETHRDRISMLLTLATMPKHPESVPINALARVAGTPLEDNEKVDSWEMVRMIATARIVMPSSMVRLSAGRIEMNETEQAWCFMAGANSIFTGERETLLVTPNPGVSEDMQMLEKLGLKPMKMKESSCC; encoded by the coding sequence ATGGACAAAAAAACAACCGTAAGAAACAACTGGACAAAAGAAGAAATAGAAGAAATTTACCACCAGCCGTTACTGGAGCTGATTTATAAGGCAGCCACCGTTCACCGTGAATGGCACGATCCGACCGAAGTACAGATCTCCACCTTATTATCCATCAAAACAGGAGGATGTCCTGAGGATTGTTCCTATTGTGGTCAGGCTGCCCGTTACCATACCAATATCAAAGTACAGGCATTGCTTCCGACAGAAACCGTTATTGCTCACGCTCAAAAAGCAAAAAACAGCGGTTCATCCCGTTTCTGTATGGCTGCAGCATGGCGTGAAGTTCGAAATAACCGTGATTTTGACCGTGTAATCGATATGGTAAAAGGAGTGAATGAGCTTGGACTGGAAGTATGCTGTACTTTAGGAATGCTTACTGAAGAACAGGCTATCCGTCTTCAGGAGGCAGGTTTATACGCTTACAATCACAATCTGGATACTTCTGAACAGTATTACGAAGAAATTATTTCAACCAGAACCTTCGATAACAGGATCAATACCATTAATAATGTAAGAAATGCCGGAATAACGGTTTGTTCAGGAGGAATTATCGGACTTGGAGAAACGCACAGAGACCGGATCTCAATGCTTTTAACATTAGCCACAATGCCCAAACATCCGGAATCTGTTCCTATTAATGCCTTAGCCAGAGTAGCAGGAACGCCGCTTGAAGATAACGAAAAAGTAGACAGTTGGGAAATGGTACGAATGATTGCGACTGCAAGAATTGTCATGCCTTCTTCCATGGTCAGATTAAGTGCAGGACGAATAGAAATGAATGAAACAGAGCAGGCGTGGTGCTTTATGGCAGGAGCCAATTCAATCTTTACAGGAGAAAGAGAAACGCTGTTGGTGACACCAAATCCGGGAGTTTCAGAAGATATGCAGATGCTGGAAAAACTGGGACTAAAACCGATGAAGATGAAGGAGAGTAGCTGTTGTTAG
- the bioA gene encoding adenosylmethionine--8-amino-7-oxononanoate transaminase produces the protein MNKSIQSLKSRDKAINWHPYTQMKTAGDAVPIVKGKGVYLYDDEGKKYIDAVSSWWVTLHGHAHPYIAERVFEQLNTLEQVIFAGFTHEPAVQLSENLLRLLPDNQKKVFYSDNGSTAVEAALKMCIQYAYNLGKEKTKILAFKNAYHGDTFGAMSVSGRSAWTKPFGSMLFEVIFIDTPNSENLESLKIQIKDIAEETACFIYEPLVQGAAGMLIYEAKHLDELMKFCRNEEILMIQDEVFTGFGRTGKLFAANHLTEMPDIMCFSKGLTGGTMPMGITTCSQEIFNAFLSDDKYKTLFHGHSFTANPLACTAALASMELLLQEETLRAIDRISRQHSDFSKVLLKHPDVENVRQTGTILAFEYKTDQNTSYFNQIGKVLYDEFLERGIIIRPLGNVMYLVPPYCITAEELDFIYRNILEVLDAFKNQDRCPKHAADQG, from the coding sequence ATGAATAAATCAATACAATCCCTAAAGTCAAGAGACAAAGCCATCAACTGGCATCCGTATACCCAAATGAAAACGGCAGGCGATGCAGTACCCATTGTTAAAGGCAAGGGTGTTTATTTATATGACGATGAAGGGAAAAAGTATATCGATGCAGTGTCTTCATGGTGGGTGACTTTGCACGGCCATGCTCATCCTTATATAGCCGAGCGGGTATTTGAACAGTTAAATACTCTGGAACAGGTTATTTTTGCAGGATTTACGCATGAACCAGCAGTTCAACTTTCAGAAAATCTATTAAGACTGCTTCCTGATAATCAGAAAAAAGTTTTTTATTCGGATAATGGCTCGACAGCAGTTGAAGCAGCGCTGAAGATGTGTATTCAATACGCCTATAACCTCGGAAAAGAGAAGACTAAAATTCTGGCTTTTAAAAATGCTTATCACGGTGATACCTTCGGGGCGATGTCCGTGAGCGGAAGAAGTGCCTGGACAAAGCCTTTCGGGAGTATGTTATTTGAAGTGATCTTTATTGATACACCCAACTCAGAAAACCTGGAAAGTTTAAAAATACAGATTAAAGATATAGCAGAAGAGACAGCCTGTTTTATTTATGAACCTTTGGTACAGGGCGCAGCAGGCATGCTGATATATGAGGCCAAACATCTGGATGAACTGATGAAGTTTTGCAGAAACGAAGAAATTCTGATGATTCAGGATGAAGTATTCACAGGTTTTGGAAGGACCGGAAAGCTTTTTGCAGCTAACCATCTTACAGAAATGCCAGATATTATGTGCTTTTCAAAAGGCCTCACCGGAGGAACAATGCCGATGGGAATTACGACCTGTTCTCAGGAGATTTTCAATGCTTTTTTATCTGATGACAAGTATAAAACTCTGTTTCACGGGCATTCTTTTACGGCTAATCCTTTAGCATGTACGGCGGCACTGGCCAGCATGGAACTTTTATTACAGGAAGAAACTTTAAGAGCAATTGACCGAATTAGCAGACAACATTCAGATTTTTCTAAAGTTCTTTTAAAGCATCCGGATGTTGAAAATGTACGTCAGACTGGAACTATTCTGGCTTTTGAGTATAAAACCGATCAGAATACTTCTTATTTTAATCAGATTGGAAAGGTTTTGTATGATGAATTTCTGGAACGTGGGATTATTATACGTCCGCTGGGAAATGTTATGTATCTGGTTCCGCCGTATTGCATTACTGCAGAAGAACTTGATTTTATTTACCGGAATATTTTGGAAGTATTGGATGCTTTTAAGAATCAAGATCGTTGCCCCAAGCATGCAGCTGATCAAGGATAG